The DNA region tatgctaataaatgtatacattttgctttaaatgttatacacttcaatgttattagacaaaaatgtccctactacattcttgttatacaaaactacccttacaccgttataacaccgttaattttaactccatcattattaccatacacctatatctatcatatctttttcctattatttaattatcattttattaaaatcattatataatttatttaatggttgattatattttaattaaaattctattaatggtaaatcatatatgtgtgtataaaatacatatattatttgtgtatatataattcaaattataaattttaattatttgtatttattaatgttttaatattgggcattagttttcgcgcatcgcgcgtacaacaTACtagtatattaatatttgtgaTACTTACATAGttcataattccatttttggtcttagatttataggctgtaatctacttttagtcattcttaAAAACACACGTTTTttgttctagtattattgtggcatgcccttttttgtcctccgtcaacaaaatcgttgaaatatcataaaatacaaagacattttgaaCCAACATGGTTGctgtggtggttcagcaccttgTCCCTTAAACATGAGGTTGGGGGTTCAATCCCTACCCAAGTGAATAGAGCAAACCATTGCGACAGAGGTTAATCTTTTGGTTGTCGGCTGGAGGATACCTTGGGAGTACCCAAAAAAACAAagacattttgatttttttttaatgtatcaaTGGAGTAAACGAATTTACAACTCATTTcaagaaataaatttttaaaaattataactttaTAACCCAAAGGGCCAAAAGAAATCATAGGGTCAAAAGTGTGATTCCCTTACTTATATATGGATCAAACTTTTTCTTATCTCAAGAGTAGCAAATCAAACTTTCCCTTTGACccaaaaaaaactaagaaaaagcAAAAGTCCGGTGGGTTTTTACCCTAAACTTCATCCAATTTACAGGTGTTAGAAATTTCAACAAACCAAATTAAAGTGTATTATAAACAACCCTCAGCCCAATATTCTCCTTTgacagcatatatatatatatatatatatatatatatatatatatatatatatatatatatatatatatatatatatatatatatataNNNNNNNNNNNNNNNNNNNNNNNNNNNNNNNNNNNNNNNNNNNNNNNNNNNNNNNNNNNNNNNNNNNNNNNNNNNNNNNNNNNNNNNNNNNNNNNNNNNNNNNNNNNNNNNNNNNNNNNNNNNNNNNNNNNNNNNNNNNNNNNNNNNNNNNNNNNNNNNNNNNNNNNNNNNNNNNNNNNNNNNNNNNNNNNNNNNNNNNNNNNNNNNNNNNNNNNNNNNNNNNNNNNNNNNNNNNNNNNNNNNNNNNNNNNNNNNNNNNNNNNNNNNNNNNNNNNNNNNNNNNNNNNNNNNNNNNNNNNNNNNNNNNNNNNNNNNNNNNNNNNNNNNNNNNNNNNNNNNNNNNNNNNNNNNNNNNNNNNNNNNNNNNNNNNNNNNNNNNNNNNNNNNNNNNNNNNNNNNNNNNNNNNNNNNNNNNNNNNNNNNNNNNNNNNNNNNNNNNNNNNNNNNNNNNNNNNNNNNNNNNNNNNNNNNNNNNNNNNNNNNNNNNNNNNNNNNNNNNNNNNNNNNNNNNNNNNNNNNNNNNNNNNNNNNNNNNNNNNNNNNNNNNNNNNNNNNNNNNNNNNNNNNNNNNNNNNNNNNNNNNNNNNNNNNNNNNNNNNNNNNNNNNNNNNNNNNNNNNNNNNNNNNNNNNNNNNNNNNNNNNNNNNNNNNNNNNNNNNNNNNNNNNNNNNNNNNNNNNNNNNNNNNNNNNNNNNNNNNNNNNNNNNNNNNNNNNNNNNNNNNNNNNNNNNNNNNNNNNNNNNNNNNNNNNNNNNNNNNNNNNNNNNNNNNNNNNNNNNNNNNNNNNNNNNNNNNNNNNNNNNNNNNNNNNNNNNNNNNNNNNNNNNNNNNNNNNNNNNNNNNNNNNNNNNNNNNNNNNNNNNNNNNNNNNNNNNNNNNNNNNNNNNNNNNNNNNNNNNNNNNNNNNNNNNNNNNNNNNNNNNNNNNNNNNNNNNNNNNNNNAAATTATAACTTTATAACCCAAAGGGCCAAAAGAAATCATAGGGTCAAAAGTGTGATTCCCTTACTTATATATGGATCAAACTTTTTCTTATCTCAAGAGTAGCAAATCAAACTTTCCCTTTGACccaaaaaaaactaagaaaaagcAAAAGTCCGGTGGGTTTTTACCCTAAACTTCATCCAATTTACAGGTGTTAGAAATTTCAACAAACCAAATTAAAGTGTATTATAAACAACCCTCAGCCCAATATTCTCCTTTgacagcatatatatatatatatatatatatatatatatatatatatatatatatatatatatatatatatatatatagccatatAGGGCAGGTGATACTGGAAGGTCAACTTCCAAAGTTTAGGTGGAAGTAGTTTGTTAAGCCATTAATTATATAAGTTAGTGTGTGTATAATATGAAAGGTCAATCTCAACTTAGTTTAAATTAATGTTTTACTCTATCTAACATTTCAATGTTCAAATATATCAAACTTGCTTAGTTTGactttggaatatatatattcatataaatatcaaattaataTGTGCACAAAAATTAGTTGAGTCAATAACTTAAATTAATACAGAGTACAAAAgttaattgataattttgtcaATATGAGATGTTCAATCTCCTAGATTTTTAAactatctctttttttttttgtcagaccaTAAGGTATCTTGAGCAGACCCTAATTGTAGGAGGCACCTTTAAACttgtaccatactcagactgaTCCCATTAGCGCCGAGCaggcccaattaaggggcaaataaaaaaaatatacacattttaaagaaactaaaaaaaaaacataaataataggAATGCATGATTTCGTTTGAACAAATAGAAGGGGAAACCCCAAAGAGGAACTCTTACACACTATGCAAAAATCGTTGAGTTTGAAACCCGTCAAATTGATTCTCCATAAGTATGATTTGAATGAAGAGAGGAGGATAATCAATCATCCAAAACTCTCTATAACACATGTGTGAAAGCCTCGCCAAAAAGTCATTATCATTCTAGTAAATGTTTTATAATTGTTAATAATTTTCCTTCTAGATATGGCATGATGATCGTGTTGAATTAACTAAAGGAATAATCATTTTTATGAGGAGGGGTAAtgacattatttatttttgagttcttataaataacaaaattttaaataaaaaaatgtaactttacatataaatatcaatatgctcaaatttatttatttagttatatgtaataaataaattacaaatcaCATACATTAATACTCGCACTCTATTATGGGTATGAACTATGAATATTTGtgtcatttaatttattatttattgtccATTTCGTAATTAAATAAACGaaacattaaaattgaattCTTTCTATAATCATAAACGCATTCCCTTTACAAATTATGAAACcaaccaataaaataaaattcatactttatttcattctttttagaaatatatttatactcTCTTAATTTTTACTGTAAATCACTAAATCAAATAGGTTGTAATTTGACTAATGGGCTTCACTAAATGGTGGCTATTCACTTTAGAGCTAAAAATAACGTTAACATGCTAATCACAATTTCCATTCTTGTTTAATGTTTGGTCTccaagtacattattctaattcataaaatgtattattttattttaaaatgttcattattttaacacgcACACGAAGCTATGAATTTTCTTTTAACATCAAAACGTCGTCGTTTTGAACTGTGGTCCACAAATAATTTACCAAGTTCATCtggacaaattatattgtgtacCCCGAGGTCCACTTTTTAAGTTAGATCAtaatacattttcattttttctaggttcattatattttgattttgttcATTTCTAATACATTACGGGTTCACTTGTAAtatattacaaatgaaaatgaactttaatatattaaaaacgaACATGTAGTATACTAAAACTGAATGTATATCAATGATCCATCTTATTACGTGGACCTACTACATGATATAagcattagttttttttttttttttttgttttgaaaactATAAGCATTAGTTGATTTATCGTtagttaatattattgtttgtgGGCCACATAATGAACTTAGCCCAAAAATAAGTACTGCATTGAATAGATAGAGCCCATGGATTGATTTTAGGCCCAACCAATTATTTTGCAATCGTTTGTGGACCTTGGTCCGAAACGACGttgtttcgatgttagtggacgcggacgcgaatgactccagagaattcattatccATAATATACAGAAtccttatctagaatacacagaacgattgtctagaatacacagaatattgacacaaaatacacataactcatcatcctaacattcgaatacacaaacacatcacaacctgttttaataacatgaatacacagaatattgacacaaaatacacaaaactcatcctcctaaacattcgaatgcacaaacacatcacatgtgttactaacataaatccacagaatggttgcctagaatacacagaatgattgcctataatacacagaacgattacgtAAAATACACGGAACTCATCTCATAACATTTTGGTACgaggtgcacaatgcattatgcaccgtggtccacgatataaattgccattaTTTTGTTTGCAGAAACGTTCTGCATCATCTATTTCGGCCCAGTTCGTGTGCGGCTAGTAATTTATATTGTAGATCATGATCTAAATTGCAAGGTGGACaacttataaatatttattttagtatattgaaagttaattttttttttaggtaatatactaaaaatgaacatgtaataTGCACTACACTCAAAATAAACGTTTAAAAagaatttgtaataattacaaCTGAATATTCATCATACTCAAAATAAAcaagtatgttttttttttttgagtactacggACCCAATgttacaaagagtcaacagttgattCCACTGAActtcgaacccactcccatcatccatgtgagagtataaaccgggacaccgggtgccactagaccacaaggtctctGACAATAAACAAGTATGTTAGTGGTTTATCTTATAATGAATGCTAAAAATAAACAAGTATGTTAGTGTGAATCATGGTTCACAGTATACTTACTGGTATGCAATGTCAAGAATTAAAACTCTAAACCGAATACATTCTTACAAACAtttcataacttctattaatacattgtttataactttttagataaaactttataatatataatattatttttatagaccataaataaatttatgtatgGCAAAAAAATATGATCACCATAAAAGCATACACTTAAAATATAATGCAgtactttattatattaaaacatataaTTGTATGTAATCACGAATGtctctaattttattataaatttttatctattttttatgTGAGTAGCAGCCTGTTCgcaacacattttttttaatgaaaaatacaTCACCACCATATATAAAAACCTTCAATCCCTACATTATCCTAGTTTAGTTGAGATCTGCTCAAATTATACAAATTCTGTGTGACAATATTTAAGAAACTGTAATAAACTTTTACAGCAAGTGTTTAACTGTTCTTTCCTGTATTataccctttttttttgcagGAGAAACCAAATCACCCATCAAAGAATCAAATTTCTAACTTCAGCAGGTCAAGTTCCATAATCAAgcaaaattatgtactttactGGGTATAATAAATCAGTTTTTGGATGTAAATTAAACATACCTAAACAGACAGCAATGTTGGATAAATTAGATAGATACACCACAAAAGAGGGAATGAAAATGAGGTTGTGTGCAATGATCAAAGCATCACAGTTCAATGTTAGATCAATTGCAAGAACCCTAACAGAGTATTCAGAACTTCAGATAGAGAGCTCACTTTTCGAAATGAGGACGCCATCACTATCGGCATACAACCATTCCCCATCGCGAATTAAAGTTCCGCCAACATAAACAGGCACGTGTTTCTCGCCAATGCCCTTCTTGCCGGATTTCTGAGGGTGTGTCGCCAATGCTCGGACCCCAATGTCGCAGCCGTTGATCTCATCTACATCTCTAATGCAACCATTTACAATAATGCCAGCCCAATTCATATTCTGAGCTAGCTGCGCCAAATTCCCTCCCACCAAGGCACACCTCATGCTTCCAGCACCATCTATTACCAAGACTCGGCCTTCGCCTCGGCTCTCGAGAAGCTCTCTCACCAACACATTGTCCTCAAACACCTTAAGAGTAACAACAGGGCCTGAAAATGCCCGGCATTGCCCATAGATCTGAAATACCGGATGCAGGACCCGCAAGTCACCACTCGCAAGATGAGATGCGTTGGAATCACAAACTTCGGCAGTTGCCAAGAAAGCCATGAATTCTCCTGCAAGAAAAAGTtggtatattaatatattatattagatacAATAACTAGTAGTTCAGTGTTGTCTCAAAGTGAAAAATGAATTGGGAATACCAATAATACTTGATCAAAGTAATTTTCTAAGCAACCAAGGTTGTAAAATATGAAATTCCTGACAT from Ipomoea triloba cultivar NCNSP0323 chromosome 6, ASM357664v1 includes:
- the LOC116021629 gene encoding putative 4-hydroxy-4-methyl-2-oxoglutarate aldolase 3 isoform X1 yields the protein MPSSDDRSTVRSERINHADVYTSSIYTRASAHISSSIISKFEALISSDNSGEFMAFLATAEVCDSNASHLASGDLRVLHPVFQIYGQCRAFSGPVVTLKVFEDNVLVRELLESRGEGRVLVIDGAGSMRCALVGGNLAQLAQNMNWAGIIVNGCIRDVDEINGCDIGVRALATHPQKSGKKGIGEKHVPVYVGGTLIRDGEWLYADSDGVLISKKTLWSSGTRCPGLYSHMDDGSGFEVQWNQLLTLCNIGSVVLKKKKHTCLF
- the LOC116021629 gene encoding putative 4-hydroxy-4-methyl-2-oxoglutarate aldolase 3 isoform X3, translating into MAFLATAEVCDSNASHLASGDLRVLHPVFQIYGQCRAFSGPVVTLKVFEDNVLVRELLESRGEGRVLVIDGAGSMRCALVGGNLAQLAQNMNWAGIIVNGCIRDVDEINGCDIGVRALATHPQKSGKKGIGEKHVPVYVGGTLIRDGEWLYADSDGVLISKKTLWSSGTRCPGLYSHMDDGSGFEVQWNQLLTLCNIGSVVLKKKKHTCLF
- the LOC116021629 gene encoding putative 4-hydroxy-4-methyl-2-oxoglutarate aldolase 3 isoform X2 produces the protein MPSSDDRSTVRSERINHADVYTSSIYTRASAHISSSIISKFEALISSDNSGEFMAFLATAEVCDSNASHLASGDLRVLHPVFQIYGQCRAFSGPVVTLKVFEDNVLVRELLESRGEGRVLVIDGAGSMRCALVGGNLAQLAQNMNWAGIIVNGCIRDVDEINGCDIGVRALATHPQKSGKKGIGEKHVPVYVGGTLIRDGEWLYADSDGVLISKSELSI